The proteins below are encoded in one region of Odocoileus virginianus isolate 20LAN1187 ecotype Illinois chromosome 18, Ovbor_1.2, whole genome shotgun sequence:
- the SCARA3 gene encoding scavenger receptor class A member 3 isoform X1, with translation MKVRSAAGDGDALCVTEEELAADDEDMPSFPCTQEGRPGPRCSRCQKNLSLHTSVRILYLFLALLLVAVAVLASLVFRKVDSLSEDLSLAQAMYDKKLMSMQKNLQGLDLKAPNNCSFCHEAGLLGQEIRKLQAELEGIQKMLLAQEVQLHQTSQTHDLLSTTSGQISQEMGSCSFSVHQINQSLGLFLAQVRGWQATTAGLDLSLKDLTQECYDVKAAVHQINFTVGQTSEWIHGIRRKTEEETLTLQKMVTDWQNYTRLFGSLRTTSAKTGDAVRSLQATLGASSQRISQNSESLHDLVLQVMGLQLQLDNISSFLDDHEENMHDLQYHTRYAQNRTVERFETLEGRMASHEIEIGTIFTNINATDSHVYSMLKYLDDVRLSCTLGFHTQAEELYYLNKTVSLMLAATDLLRERFGLLSARLDLNVRNLSMIVEEMRAVDTRHGEILRNVTILRGAPGPPGPRGLKGDVGMKGPAGGKGPKGDPGSWGPPGPQGPQGQPGEPGPAGERGPVGPRGFPGIKGSKGSFGTGGPRGQPGPKGDMGPPGPEGPPGSPGPEGPQGKPGIAGKTGSPGQRGPMGPKGEPGIPGPPGFPGPPGPPGSQSSY, from the exons ATGAAAG TGAGGTCAGCCGCTGGTGACGGAGATGCGCTGTGTGTCACAGAAGAGGAGCTGGCTGCTGATGACGAGGACATGCCGTCCTTCCCGTGCACACAGGAGG gccGACCGGGACCCCGCTGCAGCCGCTGCCAGAAGAACCTGTCTTTGCACACGTCCgtgaggattctttacctcttccTGGCCCTGCTCCTGGTGGCCGTGGCCGTGCTGGCCTCTCTGG TCTTCAGGAAAGTGGACTCTCTCTCAGAAGACCTCTCCCTGGCCCAGGCCATGTATGACAAGAAACTCATGTCTATGCAGAAAAATCTCCAAGGGCTGG ATCTAAAAGCCCCGAACAACTGCTCTTTCTGCCACGAGGCTGGGCTGCTGGGACAAGAGATCAGAAAACTGCAGGCGGAGCTGGAGGGAATTCAGAAGATGCTTCTAGCTCAGGAGGTCCAGCTACACCAGACCTCCCAGACCCACGACCTGCTCTCCACCACCAGCGGTCAAATCTCCCAGGAGATGGGCAGTTGTTCCTTCTCCGTCCACCAGATCAACCAGTCTCTGGGGCTCTTCTTGGCCCAGGTGAGAGGCTGGCAGGCCACCACTGCTGGCCTGGACCTATCTCTGAAGGATCTCACCCAGGAGTGCTACGACGTCAAAGCGGCGGTACACCAGATCAACTTCACCGTGGGGCAGACCTCCGAGTGGATCCATGGGATCCGGCGGAAGACGGAAGAGGAGACCCTGACCCTCCAGAAGATGGTCACCGACTGGCAGAACTACACACGGCTCTTCGGCAGCCTGCGCACCACCTCGGCCAAGACCGGAGACGCAGTGAGGAGCCTCCAGGCCACCCTGGGGGCCTCATCCCAGCGCATCAGCCAGAATTCCGAGAGCCTGCATGATCTGGTGCTGCAGGTCATGGGCTTGCAGCTGCAGCTAGATAACATCTCGTCCTTCCTGGATGACCACGAGGAGAACATGCACGACCTGCAGTACCACACGCGCTATGCCCAGAACCGCACGGTGGAGAGGTTCGAGACGCTGGAGGGACGCATGGCCTCCCACGAGATCGAGATCGGCACCATCTTCACCAACATCAACGCCACCGACAGCCACGTGTATAGCATGCTCAAGTACCTGGACGACGTCCGGCTCTCCTGCACCCTGGGCTTCCACACCCAGGCTGAGGAGCTCTACTACCTGAACAAGACTGTCTCCCTCATGCTGGCCGCCACCGACCTGCTCCGGGAGCGCTTCGGCCTGCTCAGCGCCCGCCTGGACCTCAACGTCCGCAACCTGTCCATGATCGTGGAGGAGATGAGGGCCGTGGACACACGGCACGGGGAGATCCTGCGGAACGTCACCATCCTACGAG GTGCCCCCGGCCCTCCAGGACCCAGAGGACTCAAGGGAGATGTGGGCATGAAAGGGCCTGCTGGTGGCAAAGGACCTAAAGGAGACCCCGGCAGCTGGGGCCCCCCAGGACCCCAGGGTCCTCAGGGGCAGCCCGGGGAGCCTGGGCCTGCGGGGGAAAGGGGGCCAGTTGGCCCAAGAGGTTTCCCAGGCATCAAAGGGTCAAAGGGCAGCTTCGGAACTGGGGGCCCAAGAGGACAACCAGGCCCCAAAGGGGACATGGGGCCCCCAGGGCCAGAGGGCCCCCCAGGATCTCCAGGGCCAGAGGGGCCTCAGGGAAAACCAGGGATCGCCGGGAAGACAGGGTCACCAGGCCAGCGGGGGCCCATGGGGCCGAAGGGTGAGCCAGGGATCCCGGGTCCCCCTGGCTTCCCCGGGCCCCCAGGCCCACCAGGAAGCCAGAGCAGCTACTGA
- the SCARA3 gene encoding scavenger receptor class A member 3 isoform X2, with protein sequence MKGRPGPRCSRCQKNLSLHTSVRILYLFLALLLVAVAVLASLVFRKVDSLSEDLSLAQAMYDKKLMSMQKNLQGLDLKAPNNCSFCHEAGLLGQEIRKLQAELEGIQKMLLAQEVQLHQTSQTHDLLSTTSGQISQEMGSCSFSVHQINQSLGLFLAQVRGWQATTAGLDLSLKDLTQECYDVKAAVHQINFTVGQTSEWIHGIRRKTEEETLTLQKMVTDWQNYTRLFGSLRTTSAKTGDAVRSLQATLGASSQRISQNSESLHDLVLQVMGLQLQLDNISSFLDDHEENMHDLQYHTRYAQNRTVERFETLEGRMASHEIEIGTIFTNINATDSHVYSMLKYLDDVRLSCTLGFHTQAEELYYLNKTVSLMLAATDLLRERFGLLSARLDLNVRNLSMIVEEMRAVDTRHGEILRNVTILRGAPGPPGPRGLKGDVGMKGPAGGKGPKGDPGSWGPPGPQGPQGQPGEPGPAGERGPVGPRGFPGIKGSKGSFGTGGPRGQPGPKGDMGPPGPEGPPGSPGPEGPQGKPGIAGKTGSPGQRGPMGPKGEPGIPGPPGFPGPPGPPGSQSSY encoded by the exons ATGAAAG gccGACCGGGACCCCGCTGCAGCCGCTGCCAGAAGAACCTGTCTTTGCACACGTCCgtgaggattctttacctcttccTGGCCCTGCTCCTGGTGGCCGTGGCCGTGCTGGCCTCTCTGG TCTTCAGGAAAGTGGACTCTCTCTCAGAAGACCTCTCCCTGGCCCAGGCCATGTATGACAAGAAACTCATGTCTATGCAGAAAAATCTCCAAGGGCTGG ATCTAAAAGCCCCGAACAACTGCTCTTTCTGCCACGAGGCTGGGCTGCTGGGACAAGAGATCAGAAAACTGCAGGCGGAGCTGGAGGGAATTCAGAAGATGCTTCTAGCTCAGGAGGTCCAGCTACACCAGACCTCCCAGACCCACGACCTGCTCTCCACCACCAGCGGTCAAATCTCCCAGGAGATGGGCAGTTGTTCCTTCTCCGTCCACCAGATCAACCAGTCTCTGGGGCTCTTCTTGGCCCAGGTGAGAGGCTGGCAGGCCACCACTGCTGGCCTGGACCTATCTCTGAAGGATCTCACCCAGGAGTGCTACGACGTCAAAGCGGCGGTACACCAGATCAACTTCACCGTGGGGCAGACCTCCGAGTGGATCCATGGGATCCGGCGGAAGACGGAAGAGGAGACCCTGACCCTCCAGAAGATGGTCACCGACTGGCAGAACTACACACGGCTCTTCGGCAGCCTGCGCACCACCTCGGCCAAGACCGGAGACGCAGTGAGGAGCCTCCAGGCCACCCTGGGGGCCTCATCCCAGCGCATCAGCCAGAATTCCGAGAGCCTGCATGATCTGGTGCTGCAGGTCATGGGCTTGCAGCTGCAGCTAGATAACATCTCGTCCTTCCTGGATGACCACGAGGAGAACATGCACGACCTGCAGTACCACACGCGCTATGCCCAGAACCGCACGGTGGAGAGGTTCGAGACGCTGGAGGGACGCATGGCCTCCCACGAGATCGAGATCGGCACCATCTTCACCAACATCAACGCCACCGACAGCCACGTGTATAGCATGCTCAAGTACCTGGACGACGTCCGGCTCTCCTGCACCCTGGGCTTCCACACCCAGGCTGAGGAGCTCTACTACCTGAACAAGACTGTCTCCCTCATGCTGGCCGCCACCGACCTGCTCCGGGAGCGCTTCGGCCTGCTCAGCGCCCGCCTGGACCTCAACGTCCGCAACCTGTCCATGATCGTGGAGGAGATGAGGGCCGTGGACACACGGCACGGGGAGATCCTGCGGAACGTCACCATCCTACGAG GTGCCCCCGGCCCTCCAGGACCCAGAGGACTCAAGGGAGATGTGGGCATGAAAGGGCCTGCTGGTGGCAAAGGACCTAAAGGAGACCCCGGCAGCTGGGGCCCCCCAGGACCCCAGGGTCCTCAGGGGCAGCCCGGGGAGCCTGGGCCTGCGGGGGAAAGGGGGCCAGTTGGCCCAAGAGGTTTCCCAGGCATCAAAGGGTCAAAGGGCAGCTTCGGAACTGGGGGCCCAAGAGGACAACCAGGCCCCAAAGGGGACATGGGGCCCCCAGGGCCAGAGGGCCCCCCAGGATCTCCAGGGCCAGAGGGGCCTCAGGGAAAACCAGGGATCGCCGGGAAGACAGGGTCACCAGGCCAGCGGGGGCCCATGGGGCCGAAGGGTGAGCCAGGGATCCCGGGTCCCCCTGGCTTCCCCGGGCCCCCAGGCCCACCAGGAAGCCAGAGCAGCTACTGA
- the SCARA3 gene encoding scavenger receptor class A member 3 isoform X3: MKVFRKVDSLSEDLSLAQAMYDKKLMSMQKNLQGLDLKAPNNCSFCHEAGLLGQEIRKLQAELEGIQKMLLAQEVQLHQTSQTHDLLSTTSGQISQEMGSCSFSVHQINQSLGLFLAQVRGWQATTAGLDLSLKDLTQECYDVKAAVHQINFTVGQTSEWIHGIRRKTEEETLTLQKMVTDWQNYTRLFGSLRTTSAKTGDAVRSLQATLGASSQRISQNSESLHDLVLQVMGLQLQLDNISSFLDDHEENMHDLQYHTRYAQNRTVERFETLEGRMASHEIEIGTIFTNINATDSHVYSMLKYLDDVRLSCTLGFHTQAEELYYLNKTVSLMLAATDLLRERFGLLSARLDLNVRNLSMIVEEMRAVDTRHGEILRNVTILRGAPGPPGPRGLKGDVGMKGPAGGKGPKGDPGSWGPPGPQGPQGQPGEPGPAGERGPVGPRGFPGIKGSKGSFGTGGPRGQPGPKGDMGPPGPEGPPGSPGPEGPQGKPGIAGKTGSPGQRGPMGPKGEPGIPGPPGFPGPPGPPGSQSSY, translated from the exons ATGAAAG TCTTCAGGAAAGTGGACTCTCTCTCAGAAGACCTCTCCCTGGCCCAGGCCATGTATGACAAGAAACTCATGTCTATGCAGAAAAATCTCCAAGGGCTGG ATCTAAAAGCCCCGAACAACTGCTCTTTCTGCCACGAGGCTGGGCTGCTGGGACAAGAGATCAGAAAACTGCAGGCGGAGCTGGAGGGAATTCAGAAGATGCTTCTAGCTCAGGAGGTCCAGCTACACCAGACCTCCCAGACCCACGACCTGCTCTCCACCACCAGCGGTCAAATCTCCCAGGAGATGGGCAGTTGTTCCTTCTCCGTCCACCAGATCAACCAGTCTCTGGGGCTCTTCTTGGCCCAGGTGAGAGGCTGGCAGGCCACCACTGCTGGCCTGGACCTATCTCTGAAGGATCTCACCCAGGAGTGCTACGACGTCAAAGCGGCGGTACACCAGATCAACTTCACCGTGGGGCAGACCTCCGAGTGGATCCATGGGATCCGGCGGAAGACGGAAGAGGAGACCCTGACCCTCCAGAAGATGGTCACCGACTGGCAGAACTACACACGGCTCTTCGGCAGCCTGCGCACCACCTCGGCCAAGACCGGAGACGCAGTGAGGAGCCTCCAGGCCACCCTGGGGGCCTCATCCCAGCGCATCAGCCAGAATTCCGAGAGCCTGCATGATCTGGTGCTGCAGGTCATGGGCTTGCAGCTGCAGCTAGATAACATCTCGTCCTTCCTGGATGACCACGAGGAGAACATGCACGACCTGCAGTACCACACGCGCTATGCCCAGAACCGCACGGTGGAGAGGTTCGAGACGCTGGAGGGACGCATGGCCTCCCACGAGATCGAGATCGGCACCATCTTCACCAACATCAACGCCACCGACAGCCACGTGTATAGCATGCTCAAGTACCTGGACGACGTCCGGCTCTCCTGCACCCTGGGCTTCCACACCCAGGCTGAGGAGCTCTACTACCTGAACAAGACTGTCTCCCTCATGCTGGCCGCCACCGACCTGCTCCGGGAGCGCTTCGGCCTGCTCAGCGCCCGCCTGGACCTCAACGTCCGCAACCTGTCCATGATCGTGGAGGAGATGAGGGCCGTGGACACACGGCACGGGGAGATCCTGCGGAACGTCACCATCCTACGAG GTGCCCCCGGCCCTCCAGGACCCAGAGGACTCAAGGGAGATGTGGGCATGAAAGGGCCTGCTGGTGGCAAAGGACCTAAAGGAGACCCCGGCAGCTGGGGCCCCCCAGGACCCCAGGGTCCTCAGGGGCAGCCCGGGGAGCCTGGGCCTGCGGGGGAAAGGGGGCCAGTTGGCCCAAGAGGTTTCCCAGGCATCAAAGGGTCAAAGGGCAGCTTCGGAACTGGGGGCCCAAGAGGACAACCAGGCCCCAAAGGGGACATGGGGCCCCCAGGGCCAGAGGGCCCCCCAGGATCTCCAGGGCCAGAGGGGCCTCAGGGAAAACCAGGGATCGCCGGGAAGACAGGGTCACCAGGCCAGCGGGGGCCCATGGGGCCGAAGGGTGAGCCAGGGATCCCGGGTCCCCCTGGCTTCCCCGGGCCCCCAGGCCCACCAGGAAGCCAGAGCAGCTACTGA